One window of the Pedobacter ginsengisoli genome contains the following:
- a CDS encoding type I polyketide synthase gives MKTPIIIGITPFERPDINLAEAVSNAKAFPVLHLGRDKDVAADALEQLSKKCSKGFGVCLISDNLKDVILPEQVTMVILPYGIQIARKKQTKLFYQVCNVEDAKKAQAEGADGIIVKGNEGAGKVAYESSYILFQRIVKEVKNIDIYVQGGVGIHTAAALVALGAIGIVLDSQLALFPECSMPSAIKQICEKLSGNETKLIGNFRVLVRPNSPVLPENATEEDLEPYINGFDLEKSFLPMGQDISISGDLVSRYKKIDKLVFGIHEAVYGHLNQAKSINVISTDNPLANDLNITYPIAQGPMTRVSDVAPFANAVADAGALPFIALSLLKGDRAKELISETKRLAGNKTWGVGILGFAPQELRDEQLEYIKQEMPPVVLIAGGRPSQARPLEKLGVKTFLHVPSVSLLDMFLKEGARRFVFEGRECGGHVGPLSSMVLWEKQIERLLKEDQPEQISVFFAGGIHDALSTAFIAVMAAPLAAKGVKVGVLMGTSYLYTKEAVITGAIQEKFQEQAISSNDTVLLETAPGHETRCLNSPFAIFFNEEKEKLQKEGIDKKEIWAKLESLNVGRLRIAAKGIERKGDKLVTIDEKDQLHLGMYMIGQIAAMRSEVVSILDLHKEVAVGNYKYIENATLSVVPEAKEKSLNVAIVGMACIFPGAKNIEEYWRNIILGNDSVTEVPDERWNKALYYNPESTDNDMSHSKWGGFIPKIDFDPLEYGIPPQSLAAIEPTQLLSLMVAKQAMENAGYRDGSFNAENVSVIIGAEGGNDLANSYSFRGFFKQVFGEMPAELDELLPNTTEDSFPGILANVISGRITNRLNLGGRNYTVDAACASSLAAIDLACQELFLEKSDMVLAGGADLHNGINDYLMFSSTHALSRKGRCATFDAEADGIALGEGIAMVVLKRHEDALRDGDRVYAVIQGIGGSSDGKSLGLTAPRKSGQVRALERAYGQAGISPSVLGLVEAHGTGTVVGDKTELSALTDMLNESGARVGQTHLGSVKTQIGHTKCAAGLAGLIKAALSVYHGVKPPTINLAKPNSYYNSSTSPFAFHTEAGLWMDDKRYAGVSAFGFGGTNFHAVIESDHKISDQVSALTSMPSELFVFRGDTYGEAKKQLSNVKALLDENDNIDLKDIAFSLALGNTKQIQLSIVADRVEDLIMKIDLALSGVESKDTYITKQRSGKVAFMFPGQGSQRINMARDLFVIFPAMRKLLKNRSKYEQVLFPNAVFDESSLKAQKERIKDTRMAQPLLGIVDLAIANFLKDLGIEPDMVAGHSYGELPALCFAGAFDDDQLVFLSEQRARAILDAVEDGDTGAMIAVTSKEDEIFKVIDGMKDVYAVNYNSPTQLVIAGTTPAIKMLAEVLKTAKISFRPLEVACAFHSPLVAKSKALYKGVLNDVGFTDLRLPVWSNTTAGLYPAEAEAVKERLTEHLVQPVKFVEQIKEMYKDGARIFIEVGPGKVLTALAKACLGKDELLLYAEDNSHNKITHLLCTIATYIATGRNVKLEKLFEGRNGKLLNLDEPGQYKKSKTVWYVNGQHAIPSVGKLPVNGALPITQPIKLKGTEVKTEYINTPSNGAEQMMQEYLNSMKMMIQAQRDVMLTFLAQQSPNMQLPQQMYVPAPIVSQSAPLQVTTVQPTAGIQPLAVTAAKPAAIKVDVKAVLMNIVSDKTGYPQEMLGMEMDLEADLSIDSIKRMEIIGSLRNELGGFSNADKNEDAYMEQLAGIKTLNGLVNWINENTASAVPVVEELSSVKFTLADIKSAILSVVSDKTGYPQDMLGMDLDLEADLSIDSIKRMEIIGELKVKIGFAKGEESDDDLMEKLAAIKTLNGLVNWISEIESESIETVAEAKKIIEESAINDNYNESLSRLRFELTPSELLNKDTSSLKGIRFAVTDDAGTQAAAIKELFEEHGAIVDIVSVTDSLKGYKGLIMLNMFSTPDKATIIDNIARIKELDFGEMKWVYLISDTKGYMDNEADTAMLRHFQGYSGLFKSLDKEYENTKCRVVSLTTKSSVSEIAIIALNEILNPDEPSEVIYNGVNRQTLELVPSQLVTGLADSHIQLGKDAVVLVLGGAQGITAKLMTHFAKDYPCRYILVGRSPDPRSNGLDHFTSMKTKEEIRAYLIKEGNIKKPAEIEQETNKIYKNNQILENISSLESGGSIVSYSALDLRDEEGLSKFISDVYEEYGRIDGVVHGAGLLEDKLFQGKTVESFKRVFETKVTPLRVLAEQLRPETQFVIFFSSIASVYGNRGQTDYAAANSVMDKYAWALNAKIKGKVMAINWGPWKGAGMVSSTLEKEYERRGISMIPLQDGMETFVNEVKYGNESQVLIMAGSNW, from the coding sequence ATGAAAACTCCTATTATTATTGGAATAACTCCATTTGAACGGCCAGATATAAATCTTGCCGAAGCGGTGTCAAATGCGAAGGCATTTCCTGTACTTCATCTCGGAAGAGATAAAGATGTAGCTGCTGATGCGTTAGAGCAGTTGTCAAAAAAATGTTCGAAAGGATTCGGCGTGTGCCTGATTTCGGACAATCTTAAAGATGTTATTCTCCCTGAACAGGTGACAATGGTTATCCTGCCTTATGGAATACAAATCGCCAGAAAAAAACAGACTAAGCTGTTTTATCAGGTTTGCAATGTTGAAGATGCTAAAAAAGCCCAGGCTGAAGGGGCTGATGGCATCATTGTAAAAGGTAATGAAGGTGCCGGTAAGGTGGCCTATGAATCATCGTATATACTTTTCCAGCGCATTGTTAAAGAGGTTAAAAATATAGATATATATGTGCAAGGTGGTGTTGGTATACACACTGCTGCTGCTTTAGTTGCTTTGGGTGCAATAGGAATTGTATTGGACAGTCAGCTGGCGTTGTTTCCTGAGTGCAGCATGCCATCTGCCATAAAACAGATCTGTGAAAAATTAAGCGGGAACGAAACAAAACTTATCGGGAACTTCCGTGTATTAGTGCGGCCGAATTCGCCGGTTCTTCCAGAAAATGCTACAGAGGAGGATCTTGAACCTTACATTAATGGTTTTGATCTGGAGAAATCATTTCTTCCTATGGGGCAGGATATTTCTATATCAGGAGATCTTGTAAGCCGATATAAAAAAATAGATAAATTGGTGTTTGGTATTCATGAAGCTGTCTATGGGCACCTTAATCAGGCCAAGTCAATCAATGTGATCAGCACTGATAATCCTCTGGCAAATGATTTAAATATTACTTATCCAATAGCTCAGGGTCCTATGACCAGGGTCAGTGATGTTGCCCCCTTTGCCAATGCAGTAGCCGATGCAGGGGCGTTGCCCTTTATTGCTTTATCCCTGTTAAAAGGTGACCGTGCGAAGGAACTGATCAGTGAAACTAAAAGACTTGCAGGAAATAAAACCTGGGGTGTGGGTATATTGGGCTTTGCCCCTCAGGAGCTTCGTGATGAACAGCTGGAATACATAAAACAGGAAATGCCGCCTGTTGTATTAATTGCAGGAGGGAGGCCATCGCAGGCTAGACCACTTGAAAAACTAGGTGTAAAAACCTTTCTTCATGTGCCATCAGTATCGCTTCTTGATATGTTTTTAAAGGAAGGTGCACGACGCTTTGTTTTTGAAGGAAGAGAGTGCGGAGGACATGTTGGCCCCTTGTCCAGTATGGTGCTTTGGGAAAAGCAGATAGAGCGGTTATTGAAAGAAGATCAACCAGAACAAATCAGTGTTTTTTTTGCCGGTGGAATCCATGATGCTTTATCAACTGCATTTATTGCCGTAATGGCAGCTCCATTAGCAGCGAAAGGTGTAAAAGTAGGAGTGTTGATGGGAACATCATATCTATACACCAAAGAGGCTGTAATTACAGGTGCTATTCAGGAAAAATTTCAGGAACAGGCCATCAGTTCTAACGATACTGTCTTGTTAGAAACTGCACCTGGCCATGAAACAAGATGTTTAAATTCTCCATTTGCAATATTTTTCAATGAAGAAAAAGAAAAGCTTCAGAAAGAAGGGATAGATAAAAAGGAAATCTGGGCAAAACTGGAAAGCTTAAATGTTGGTCGTCTTCGTATCGCTGCAAAAGGAATTGAACGCAAGGGTGATAAGCTGGTAACTATAGATGAAAAGGATCAGCTGCATCTGGGTATGTATATGATAGGGCAAATAGCGGCAATGCGTAGTGAGGTTGTTTCTATTTTAGATTTACATAAAGAGGTTGCAGTAGGTAACTATAAATATATTGAAAATGCAACGTTGTCAGTAGTTCCTGAAGCTAAAGAAAAATCACTAAATGTAGCTATTGTTGGAATGGCCTGTATTTTTCCGGGAGCAAAAAATATTGAAGAGTATTGGCGCAATATCATTCTTGGGAATGATTCGGTAACAGAAGTTCCCGATGAACGCTGGAACAAAGCACTCTATTATAATCCTGAGTCAACTGATAACGATATGTCTCATTCTAAATGGGGAGGCTTTATTCCTAAAATTGATTTTGATCCGCTGGAATATGGCATTCCGCCACAATCCTTAGCTGCAATTGAGCCTACCCAGTTGCTGAGCTTAATGGTTGCGAAGCAGGCTATGGAAAATGCCGGTTACCGGGATGGTAGTTTTAATGCAGAGAATGTATCTGTAATTATAGGAGCCGAAGGAGGGAACGATCTTGCAAATAGTTATAGTTTCAGAGGCTTTTTTAAGCAGGTATTTGGTGAAATGCCTGCAGAACTGGATGAGTTGTTGCCAAATACAACTGAAGATTCCTTTCCGGGAATTTTAGCCAATGTAATTTCAGGCCGTATTACCAACAGGTTAAATCTTGGGGGGCGTAATTATACTGTAGATGCTGCATGTGCTTCATCATTAGCAGCTATTGATTTGGCTTGTCAGGAATTATTCCTGGAGAAGTCAGACATGGTGCTTGCGGGCGGTGCCGATCTACACAATGGTATTAATGATTACCTGATGTTCTCCAGCACTCATGCCTTATCCCGTAAAGGACGGTGTGCAACGTTTGATGCAGAGGCTGATGGTATTGCCCTTGGTGAAGGTATAGCGATGGTAGTATTGAAAAGACATGAAGATGCTTTGAGAGATGGCGATAGGGTCTATGCTGTAATTCAGGGTATTGGTGGTTCAAGTGACGGAAAGAGTCTTGGTTTAACTGCACCACGCAAATCAGGTCAGGTGAGGGCGCTGGAGCGTGCGTATGGTCAGGCGGGTATCTCACCGTCAGTACTCGGACTTGTAGAAGCTCACGGAACAGGTACGGTAGTGGGCGATAAAACCGAGCTTAGTGCTTTAACTGATATGTTAAATGAATCAGGGGCAAGGGTTGGTCAAACTCATCTTGGCTCGGTAAAAACTCAGATAGGTCATACTAAATGCGCGGCTGGCTTGGCAGGCCTGATAAAAGCCGCTTTATCTGTGTATCATGGCGTAAAACCACCAACCATTAACTTAGCAAAACCTAATAGTTATTATAATAGCAGCACTAGTCCTTTTGCTTTTCATACTGAAGCGGGTTTGTGGATGGATGATAAACGTTATGCTGGGGTAAGCGCTTTTGGCTTTGGGGGTACTAACTTTCATGCAGTTATTGAAAGCGATCATAAAATATCTGATCAAGTATCTGCATTAACTTCGATGCCTTCTGAACTGTTTGTTTTTAGAGGTGATACTTACGGTGAAGCCAAAAAGCAATTGAGCAATGTAAAAGCTTTATTGGATGAAAATGATAATATAGATTTAAAGGATATCGCCTTTAGTCTGGCATTGGGAAATACTAAACAGATACAATTAAGTATTGTAGCCGACAGAGTGGAGGACCTGATCATGAAGATTGATCTGGCTTTGTCGGGTGTGGAGAGTAAGGATACCTATATTACTAAACAGAGATCAGGTAAGGTAGCATTTATGTTCCCTGGCCAAGGTAGTCAGCGTATCAATATGGCAAGAGATCTTTTTGTAATATTTCCTGCCATGCGTAAACTGTTAAAGAACAGAAGTAAATATGAACAGGTACTTTTTCCAAATGCTGTGTTTGATGAGAGCTCTTTAAAAGCCCAGAAGGAAAGAATAAAGGATACCCGCATGGCGCAACCGCTGTTGGGGATTGTGGATCTGGCAATTGCCAATTTCCTTAAAGATTTAGGTATTGAACCTGATATGGTTGCAGGGCACAGCTATGGCGAGTTACCTGCTTTGTGCTTTGCCGGTGCCTTTGATGATGATCAGCTGGTGTTTTTAAGTGAACAAAGGGCTAGGGCAATTCTTGACGCCGTAGAAGATGGGGATACAGGAGCCATGATTGCAGTGACCAGCAAGGAAGACGAAATATTTAAGGTGATTGATGGAATGAAGGATGTTTATGCCGTAAACTATAATTCGCCAACTCAACTGGTAATTGCAGGTACAACTCCTGCAATTAAGATGCTTGCTGAAGTACTTAAGACTGCTAAAATTTCTTTCAGACCATTGGAAGTAGCCTGTGCTTTCCACAGCCCGTTAGTTGCTAAGTCAAAAGCCCTTTATAAAGGTGTACTTAACGATGTTGGATTTACGGATCTCCGCTTGCCGGTTTGGTCGAATACTACTGCCGGGTTATATCCGGCAGAGGCAGAAGCAGTAAAAGAAAGACTTACAGAGCACCTGGTGCAGCCTGTGAAATTTGTTGAGCAGATAAAAGAAATGTACAAGGATGGTGCAAGGATCTTTATTGAGGTCGGGCCAGGGAAAGTGTTAACTGCTCTTGCAAAAGCATGTTTGGGTAAAGACGAGCTTTTGCTTTATGCAGAGGATAACAGCCATAATAAGATCACACACCTGCTTTGTACAATTGCTACTTACATAGCTACGGGGCGTAATGTTAAATTGGAAAAGCTGTTTGAAGGGCGTAATGGAAAGCTTTTAAACCTGGATGAACCCGGTCAGTACAAAAAGAGTAAAACAGTTTGGTATGTAAATGGACAGCATGCCATCCCATCAGTAGGAAAACTACCTGTTAATGGGGCTTTGCCAATTACACAGCCTATTAAACTAAAAGGAACAGAAGTGAAAACAGAATATATAAACACGCCCTCAAATGGTGCGGAACAAATGATGCAGGAATACCTGAACAGCATGAAAATGATGATTCAGGCACAACGGGATGTAATGCTGACATTTTTAGCACAGCAATCGCCAAATATGCAATTGCCTCAGCAAATGTATGTTCCGGCACCGATTGTGTCTCAATCTGCTCCATTACAGGTTACAACTGTACAGCCAACTGCTGGGATTCAGCCATTAGCGGTTACAGCAGCAAAACCTGCGGCAATAAAAGTTGATGTCAAAGCAGTTTTAATGAATATAGTAAGCGATAAAACCGGTTACCCGCAGGAAATGCTTGGAATGGAAATGGATCTGGAGGCTGATTTAAGTATTGATTCGATTAAGCGCATGGAAATTATTGGTTCCTTACGTAATGAACTGGGCGGCTTTAGTAATGCAGATAAAAATGAAGATGCCTATATGGAGCAGCTTGCGGGTATTAAAACATTAAATGGTTTAGTGAACTGGATCAATGAAAATACAGCCTCAGCTGTTCCCGTAGTAGAAGAATTGAGCAGTGTAAAGTTTACCCTCGCTGATATTAAATCTGCAATTCTATCAGTTGTAAGCGATAAGACCGGTTATCCACAGGATATGCTTGGGATGGATCTTGATCTGGAAGCCGATCTAAGTATTGATTCAATTAAACGTATGGAAATTATTGGCGAATTGAAGGTAAAGATCGGTTTTGCCAAAGGAGAAGAAAGTGATGATGATCTAATGGAGAAACTGGCCGCCATAAAGACACTTAATGGTCTGGTAAATTGGATTTCGGAAATAGAATCTGAAAGTATTGAGACAGTTGCCGAAGCTAAAAAGATTATTGAGGAGAGTGCCATAAATGACAATTATAATGAGTCTTTGTCGCGACTTAGGTTTGAACTTACTCCTTCCGAGCTTTTAAATAAGGATACTTCATCGTTAAAGGGAATTCGTTTTGCGGTAACCGATGATGCCGGAACACAGGCAGCAGCTATTAAGGAACTATTTGAAGAGCATGGGGCAATTGTAGATATTGTTTCTGTTACAGACAGTCTGAAAGGTTATAAAGGGTTGATCATGCTAAACATGTTCAGTACGCCGGACAAGGCTACTATTATTGATAATATTGCAAGGATAAAAGAACTTGATTTTGGAGAAATGAAATGGGTTTATCTCATTTCAGATACCAAAGGTTATATGGATAATGAGGCAGATACTGCTATGTTAAGGCACTTTCAGGGATATTCTGGTTTATTTAAAAGTTTAGATAAGGAATATGAAAACACCAAATGCAGGGTTGTAAGTTTAACTACAAAATCCTCTGTATCAGAAATTGCCATAATTGCCTTAAATGAGATCCTTAATCCTGATGAACCTTCGGAGGTGATCTATAATGGTGTTAACAGACAAACACTGGAACTTGTTCCTTCGCAGCTGGTAACAGGACTGGCAGATTCTCATATCCAACTGGGTAAAGATGCGGTAGTGCTGGTTCTTGGCGGTGCGCAGGGTATTACTGCAAAGCTGATGACTCATTTTGCTAAGGATTACCCTTGCAGATACATTTTAGTCGGTCGATCGCCTGATCCCAGATCCAATGGATTAGACCATTTCACTTCTATGAAAACCAAAGAAGAGATCAGGGCTTATTTAATCAAAGAAGGGAATATTAAAAAACCGGCAGAAATAGAACAGGAAACCAATAAGATCTATAAGAACAATCAGATTTTGGAAAATATCAGTTCGCTCGAATCTGGAGGCTCTATAGTATCGTACTCAGCTCTTGACTTACGAGATGAAGAAGGGTTAAGCAAATTTATTAGTGATGTCTATGAAGAATACGGAAGGATTGACGGTGTAGTTCATGGAGCAGGTTTACTGGAGGATAAATTGTTTCAGGGTAAAACAGTAGAGTCCTTTAAACGGGTTTTTGAAACTAAGGTAACTCCTTTACGTGTGCTTGCAGAACAACTAAGGCCTGAAACTCAGTTCGTCATCTTTTTCTCAAGCATAGCTTCGGTTTACGGCAACCGGGGACAAACAGATTATGCAGCGGCAAACAGCGTGATGGACAAGTATGCATGGGCATTAAATGCAAAGATAAAAGGTAAGGTGATGGCTATAAACTGGGGGCCCTGGAAAGGTGCCGGAATGGTTTCATCTACTCTTGAAAAAGAATATGAACGCAGGGGGATTTCTATGATACCCTTACAGGATGGTATGGAAACATTTGTAAATGAAGTTAAGTACGGAAATGAGAGTCAGGTACTCATCATGGCGGGAAGTAACTGGTAG